The Apostichopus japonicus isolate 1M-3 chromosome 10, ASM3797524v1, whole genome shotgun sequence genomic sequence ATTCCCTCATGGCCGAGCTTCTGGATAATCTTCTTGCTATTCCACATGAAAAAGACTTCACCGATACAATTGAATGCCGGACAGAGTGCGCGCGTTAAGTGAGGGGAGCTTAACTCGTTCAGAAAGAGATACTTGAAGCTATCCTGGCCGTAGGAAAAGCCGAAGGTACACATCACCAGAAGAAACATAAATATGCGCGGTTTCTTCAGGACGCCGCCCGCGCTCCTGAAGAACGTTGCGTTGGGCGTATGGTGAGCGAAAGGGGTCTTAGAAGCAGGCCAAAGAGTTAAAAGGATAAGGATGGTAAAGATTACGAACGCAGGAAGAAACTCATGAAGGAAGATAACATTCTTTGAGTACAAATCTAAAAGTAATCCGGTAGTTACTGCAAAGAGTAGTCCACCGATGCTTCCCCAAAGCCGTTGGCGCCCGTAGCTTTGTTTGGGGTTTCCCTTGATAAGCTGCATCGCGTTAGCATCTTGTAGGGGGACGACAGCAGCGTTGCAGCATTGCCCTAGACCAATTAGGATAAGACAAGCGAGAAACGTGAAGGTCGTGTTTGCTTTGAATGGACCTACGGAATCAGTAACCAAAGTGTCCTCGCTAGAGTTGGTTGCAGGTGGTAGGATATCAGGGTCAACTGCACCTGGTACAAAGAGCGTTCCAAGGAAAAAGCCCCCGACTCCTAAGACATTCGCCATCATCAAAGCCTTGTGAAGACTATATGTATCCGCCAGGTAACCCCAGATGGGACTCACTATGAAGTCGAGCAGAGGCTCAGCCCCGCGAATGAGTCCGATCTGAGTTATGCTTAAACCGAGatgtgacaggtacacaggaAGCGTTGGGAAAAGTGATACCAAAGCTGTTCAGAAAAGGGAAATAAATAGGGAACTTAGATGACCAGGATGATATCAATTGTAATTGGCCATTTTAAGAAGCAAAACCAGTTGTGAATGACTCGACAATGATCCAACTATAGCTTAAAATTCGATATTGAATTCGTCTTTATATCAACGAATTGTAATATTAAACCGACTACTTTTCCATATAGTTCATAACATCGTTAAGGTTTCACGCAAACTTACCTCCAATGTAGACAAAATACATTGCCTTGACAGGTAAGAGGTCTTTGTTGATGGACGCCATTCCTTTTACGTATCGTTGTATATGCGATGAACCTGCAGGTTACAAGAGAGCAATAACACACACAGAAATCAAATGTTTTTTAATCCCTTTGAGTATATACTTACAACTAACATTCGAGTTTCAAAAACGCCTATCTGATCATTTTCTAGATAACTTAATATTTCTATCTTCTATATTTCTCTCCTTTTTGGTATGTGTACCGTGTACCACCAGCATGAATTCATTTACTAATAAATCAGAGGACACT encodes the following:
- the LOC139975093 gene encoding major facilitator superfamily domain-containing protein 6-like isoform X1; the encoded protein is MKCQKYTRLSLFHLSNETHMCFIDTLESITYQTSQKIGYRILQSRVGSSHIQRYVKGMASINKDLLPVKAMYFVYIGALVSLFPTLPVYLSHLGLSITQIGLIRGAEPLLDFIVSPIWGYLADTYSLHKALMMANVLGVGGFFLGTLFVPGAVDPDILPPATNSSEDTLVTDSVGPFKANTTFTFLACLILIGLGQCCNAAVVPLQDANAMQLIKGNPKQSYGRQRLWGSIGGLLFAVTTGLLLDLYSKNVIFLHEFLPAFVIFTILILLTLWPASKTPFAHHTPNATFFRSAGGVLKKPRIFMFLLVMCTFGFSYGQDSFKYLFLNELSSPHLTRALCPAFNCIGEVFFMWNSKKIIQKLGHEGIFYVVLCAWATRFIVYSILINPWLILPVELLHGICFGLLWPNVTAFCNDVAPPGMAATLQAIAFALYAGLSEAIGTMAGGVFYDNYGARNLFRCMAGINIAMLIVYLLFNRLYGSREEASNEYIDDSEVAAKKVNIQQEMEAKRGSQITP
- the LOC139975093 gene encoding major facilitator superfamily domain-containing protein 6-like isoform X2, which produces MASINKDLLPVKAMYFVYIGALVSLFPTLPVYLSHLGLSITQIGLIRGAEPLLDFIVSPIWGYLADTYSLHKALMMANVLGVGGFFLGTLFVPGAVDPDILPPATNSSEDTLVTDSVGPFKANTTFTFLACLILIGLGQCCNAAVVPLQDANAMQLIKGNPKQSYGRQRLWGSIGGLLFAVTTGLLLDLYSKNVIFLHEFLPAFVIFTILILLTLWPASKTPFAHHTPNATFFRSAGGVLKKPRIFMFLLVMCTFGFSYGQDSFKYLFLNELSSPHLTRALCPAFNCIGEVFFMWNSKKIIQKLGHEGIFYVVLCAWATRFIVYSILINPWLILPVELLHGICFGLLWPNVTAFCNDVAPPGMAATLQAIAFALYAGLSEAIGTMAGGVFYDNYGARNLFRCMAGINIAMLIVYLLFNRLYGSREEASNEYIDDSEVAAKKVNIQQEMEAKRGSQITP